The Nerophis lumbriciformis linkage group LG07, RoL_Nlum_v2.1, whole genome shotgun sequence genome window below encodes:
- the epb41l3a gene encoding band 4.1-like protein 3a isoform X6, with translation MQAKVTLLDGSLFTCTVEKRARGLQLFEKVCEHVNLLERDYFALSFRDADNNKNWLDPGKEMKKQVRGVPWHFFFNVKFYPPNPTQLSEDISRYFLCLQLRQDIVSGRLPCSFATHTVLGSYTIQSELGDYDPDECGLDYVSELCFAPNQSKQMEEKIMELHKSYRGMTPAEAEMHFLENVKKLSMYGVDLHHARMVGSRFDCLSSGPSEDSEGVAIMLGVCSSGLLVYRDRLRINRFSWPKILKISYKRNNFYIKIRPGEFDQFESTIGFKLLNHRAAKRLWKVCVEHHSFFRLVSPEEPPKRFLTLGSKFRYSGRTQIQSRRASSQISRPAPNFPRCISKRNLLSRSLDGAPSDTPTSSLNGSPAITANGSSQTDMGTGLYAVSKTITASDLITTVTPEKRMEEQMDEVTNQTRAFRPVEEVHDSMEAEHEAEHEAEHEAEKEADKEADKEVDKVAEQEAEQQDDEETTKVTEVSQSPLTPEQLDDNLKHTELTETVDGDLTATESEQEEDLKSDQEVLASPENVEKPPSTISDLRRSFLEGGGTAGGLTEWEKRLAASPVRRADDSPMIEPLEAEEEGGATVKREPLQPIKGKSITLGRSYDTTSGSVVAITNDVIVMRARGDDVITGGLSSYKAEPRLPVGHSGTIGEEAPLFVGGSPAPVLSNLTSKKSPFMAPPITGMSPELTALLKSAREQKAFMEHNLLKTSERVETIMMASEKEPTAEQHQVVMRGFIGPPPCDPPPPPPGGASVTHADDAGDDLNDSDVSDDSQASDDDLSQTSQDAISVLARSVVEEAMDTAVRESQSPTASITNPDSIPASYSPTIRPCSMLGNRPTTSLSLRYHGGEDSGEDSEVDEVGWRTGENSPSPTSPQSPCSMGERHLYYQADPDKDGQTLQEVVPVLRKTLTYEAPGRQADSDRPAGLLLSSQTFTAETSTTSSTTHITKMVNRGISETRIEKRIVISGDTEMDHDQALAAALSEARRQHPELSVTRVVIHKETEVDPDDRLID, from the exons ATGCAGGCCAAAGTCACCCTGCTGGACGGCTCTCTGTTTACGTGCACTGTGGAG AAACGAGCTCGCGGTCTTCAGCTGTTCGAGAAGGTCTGCGAGCACGTCAACCTGCTGGAGCGGGACTATTTTGCCCTGTCCTTCAGAGACGCCGACAACAACAAG AACTGGTTGGATCCTGGGAAGGAGATGAAGAAACAGGTCAGAG GTGTCCCCTGGCACTTCTTCTTCAACGTCAAGTTTTACCCGCCGAACCCCACCCAGCTGTCTGAGGACATCTCCAG GTACTTCCTGTGTCTGCAGCTTAGACAGGATATCGTTTCCGGTCGTCTTCCGTGTTCCTTCGCAACTCACACCGTCCTCGGCTCCTACACCATCCAATCCGAGCTGGGGGACTACGATCCAG ATGAATGTGGCTTGGATTACGTGAGCGAACTTTGTTTTGCTCCCAACCAAAGCAAGCAGATGGAGGAGAAGATCATGGAGCTCCACAAAAGTTACAG AGGAATGACACCAGCTGAAGCCGAGATGCACTTCCTGGAAAACGTGAAGAAACTTTCTATGTATGGAGTTGACCTTCATCACGCCAgg ATGGTAGGAAGCCGCTTTGATTGCTTGTCTTCTGGTCCCTCCGAG GACTCAGAGGGCGTGGCCATCATGCTGGGCGTGTGCAGTAGCGGCCTGCTGGTCTACAGGGACCGGCTGAGGATCAACAGGTTTTCGTGGCCAAAGATCCTAAAGATCTCCTACAAAAGGAACAACTTCTACATCAAGATACGGCCTGGAGAG TTTGACCAGTTTGAATCGACAATTGGTTTCAAGCTGCTGAACCACCGAGCAGCTAAGAGATTGTGGAAAGTTTGTGTGGAGCATCACTCCTTCTTCAG GCTCGTCTCTCCGGAAGAACCTCCAAAGCGTTTTCTCACCCTCGGTTCCAAGTTCCGCTATAGCGGTCGTACACAGATCCAGAGTCGCAGAGCCAGCTCTCAGATCTCCAGACCAGCTCCCAATTTCCCGCGGTGCATCAGCAAGAGGAACCTGCTGAGTCGCAGCCTGGATGGAG CTCCGAGTGACACGCCCACATCCTCTCTCAATGGTTCTCCAGCCATCACAGCCAATGGAAGCTCACAAACAG ACATGGGCACTGGACTGTACGCAGTGTCTAAAACCATCACCGCTAGTGACCTCATTACCACGGTGACACCTGAGAAGAGGATGGAGGAGCAGATGGATGAAGTAACCAATCAGACGAGAGCTTTTAGACCAG TCGAGGAGGTGCATGACAGCATGGAGGCGGAGCATGAGGCGGAGCATGAGGCGGAGCATGAGGCGGAGAAGGAGGCGGACAAGGAGGCGGACAAGGAGGTGGACAAGGTGGCGGAGCAGGAGGCGGAGCAGCAGGATGACGAGGAGACAACGAAAGTAACAGAGGTCTCCCAAAGTCCTCTGACTCCCGAGCAACTGGACGACAATCTAAAACAT ACAGAGCTGACAGAGACTGTGGACGGAGACCTGACAGCCACTGAG TCTGAACAGGAAGAAGACCTAAAAAGTGATCAG GAAGTTCTGGCCAGTCCGGAAAACGTTGAGAAACCTCCAAGCACCATCAGCGATCTCAGGCGTTCCTTCCTGGAGGGAGGGGGGACAGCGGGAGGACTGACCGAGTGGGAAAAACGCCTTGCCGCGTCGCCTGTTCGACGGGCGGACGACTCGCCGATGATTGAGCCTCTAGAAGCGGAGGAG GAGGGTGGGGCCACAGTAAAGCGTGAACCCCTACAGCCAATCAAAGGGAAGAGCATCACTCTGGGGCGGAGTTATGACACCACTTCCGGCAGTGTTGTCGCCATAACGAACGATGTTATAGTGATGAGAGCGAGGGGTGACGATGTCATCACTGGTGGACTGAGTAGTTATAAGGCGGAGCCTCGACTCCCCGTGGGTCACAGCGGAACGATTGGAGAGGAAGCCCCTCTTTTTGTGGGCGGAAGCCCCGCCCCTGTACTGAGTAACCTGACCAGCAAGAAGTCACCATTCATGGCG CCTCCTATAACCGGAATGTCTCCTGAGCTGACGGCTTTGCTGAAGTCGGCCAGAGAACAAAAAGCCTTCATGGAACACAACCTGCTCAAG ACCTCGGAAAGGGTGGAGACCATTATGATGGCGTCAGAGAAGGAGCCAACGGCGGAGCAGCACCAGGTAGTGATGAGAGGTTTTATTGGTCCACCTCCTTGTGATCCCCCGCCCCCACCACCGGGCGGAGCTTCAGTGACGCACGCTGACGATGCCGGTGATGATTTGAATGACAGCGATGTTAGTGACGACAGTCAGGCGAGTGACGACGACCTTAGCCAGACTAGCCAAGATGCTATCAGCGTCTTAGCTCGGTCGGTCGTAGAAGAGGCCATGGACACAGCAGTCAGAGAGTCTCAAAGCCCCACGGCTAGCATCACTAATCCAGACAGCATCCCCGCTAGCTACAGTCCCACCATCAGGCCCTGTTCCATGCTTGGCAACCGGCCAACTACTAGTCTATCACTACGTTACCATGGTGGCGAGGACTCCGGGGAGGACTCCGAAGTGGACGAAGTTGGATGGAGGACTGGAGAAAACTCCCCTTCCCCCACCTCTCCACAAAGCCCTTGTTCCATGGGTGAGAGGCATCTTTACTACCAAGCTGACCCAGATAAGGATGGTCAGACTCTGCAAGAG GTGGTTCCTGTGTTGAGGAAGACTTTGACGTACGAAGCTCCAGGG AGGCAGGCGGACTCTGATCGTCCCGCTGGTCTGCTGCTGAGTTCCCAGACCTTCACTGCAGAGACGTCCACCACATCCAGCACCACTCACATTACCAAg ATGGTGAATCGGGGGATTTCAGAAACGAGGATCGAAAAGAGGATTGTCATTTCCGGAGACACCGAAATGGACCACGATCAG GCACTGGCGGCGGCGCTCAGCGAGGCCCGGCGGCAGCACCCCGAGCTGTCCGTCACGCGGGTCGTCATCCATAAAGAAACCGAGGTTGACCCCGATGATCGTTTGATTGATTAG
- the epb41l3a gene encoding band 4.1-like protein 3a isoform X2: MTTEQSEPQEAESLPEAAAHSTPIQVGEGGASQYKGSLLADESIGHLSPGSRVAPSPVRNALNFRTMQAKVTLLDGSLFTCTVEKRARGLQLFEKVCEHVNLLERDYFALSFRDADNNKNWLDPGKEMKKQVRGVPWHFFFNVKFYPPNPTQLSEDISRYFLCLQLRQDIVSGRLPCSFATHTVLGSYTIQSELGDYDPDECGLDYVSELCFAPNQSKQMEEKIMELHKSYRGMTPAEAEMHFLENVKKLSMYGVDLHHARDSEGVAIMLGVCSSGLLVYRDRLRINRFSWPKILKISYKRNNFYIKIRPGEFDQFESTIGFKLLNHRAAKRLWKVCVEHHSFFRLVSPEEPPKRFLTLGSKFRYSGRTQIQSRRASSQISRPAPNFPRCISKRNLLSRSLDGAPSDTPTSSLNGSPAITANGSSQTDMGTGLYAVSKTITASDLITTVTPEKRMEEQMDEVTNQTRAFRPVEEVHDSMEAEHEAEHEAEHEAEKEADKEADKEVDKVAEQEAEQQDDEETTKVTEVSQSPLTPEQLDDNLKHTELTETVDGDLTATESEQEEDLKSDQEVLASPENVEKPPSTISDLRRSFLEGGGTAGGLTEWEKRLAASPVRRADDSPMIEPLEAEEEGGATVKREPLQPIKGKSITLGRSYDTTSGSVVAITNDVIVMRARGDDVITGGLSSYKAEPRLPVGHSGTIGEEAPLFVGGSPAPVLSNLTSKKSPFMAPPITGMSPELTALLKSAREQKAFMEHNLLKTSERVETIMMASEKEPTAEQHQVVMRGFIGPPPCDPPPPPPGGASVTHADDAGDDLNDSDVSDDSQASDDDLSQTSQDAISVLARSVVEEAMDTAVRESQSPTASITNPDSIPASYSPTIRPCSMLGNRPTTSLSLRYHGGEDSGEDSEVDEVGWRTGENSPSPTSPQSPCSMGERHLYYQADPDKDGQTLQEVVPVLRKTLTYEAPGRQADSDRPAGLLLSSQTFTAETSTTSSTTHITKMVNRGISETRIEKRIVISGDTEMDHDQALAAALSEARRQHPELSVTRVVIHKETEVDPDDRLID; the protein is encoded by the exons ATGACGACAGAGCAGAGCGAGCCGCAGGAGGCGGAGTCTCTCCCTGAAGCCGCCGCCCATTCCACACCCATTCAG GTAGGGGAGGGCGGGGCATCCCAGTACAAAGGCAGCTTATTGGCCGACGAGTCAATTGGTCACCTGTCCCCGGGCAGTCGTGTCGCTCCCTCCCCGGTCAGGAACGCTCTGAACTTCAGAACTATGCAGGCCAAAGTCACCCTGCTGGACGGCTCTCTGTTTACGTGCACTGTGGAG AAACGAGCTCGCGGTCTTCAGCTGTTCGAGAAGGTCTGCGAGCACGTCAACCTGCTGGAGCGGGACTATTTTGCCCTGTCCTTCAGAGACGCCGACAACAACAAG AACTGGTTGGATCCTGGGAAGGAGATGAAGAAACAGGTCAGAG GTGTCCCCTGGCACTTCTTCTTCAACGTCAAGTTTTACCCGCCGAACCCCACCCAGCTGTCTGAGGACATCTCCAG GTACTTCCTGTGTCTGCAGCTTAGACAGGATATCGTTTCCGGTCGTCTTCCGTGTTCCTTCGCAACTCACACCGTCCTCGGCTCCTACACCATCCAATCCGAGCTGGGGGACTACGATCCAG ATGAATGTGGCTTGGATTACGTGAGCGAACTTTGTTTTGCTCCCAACCAAAGCAAGCAGATGGAGGAGAAGATCATGGAGCTCCACAAAAGTTACAG AGGAATGACACCAGCTGAAGCCGAGATGCACTTCCTGGAAAACGTGAAGAAACTTTCTATGTATGGAGTTGACCTTCATCACGCCAgg GACTCAGAGGGCGTGGCCATCATGCTGGGCGTGTGCAGTAGCGGCCTGCTGGTCTACAGGGACCGGCTGAGGATCAACAGGTTTTCGTGGCCAAAGATCCTAAAGATCTCCTACAAAAGGAACAACTTCTACATCAAGATACGGCCTGGAGAG TTTGACCAGTTTGAATCGACAATTGGTTTCAAGCTGCTGAACCACCGAGCAGCTAAGAGATTGTGGAAAGTTTGTGTGGAGCATCACTCCTTCTTCAG GCTCGTCTCTCCGGAAGAACCTCCAAAGCGTTTTCTCACCCTCGGTTCCAAGTTCCGCTATAGCGGTCGTACACAGATCCAGAGTCGCAGAGCCAGCTCTCAGATCTCCAGACCAGCTCCCAATTTCCCGCGGTGCATCAGCAAGAGGAACCTGCTGAGTCGCAGCCTGGATGGAG CTCCGAGTGACACGCCCACATCCTCTCTCAATGGTTCTCCAGCCATCACAGCCAATGGAAGCTCACAAACAG ACATGGGCACTGGACTGTACGCAGTGTCTAAAACCATCACCGCTAGTGACCTCATTACCACGGTGACACCTGAGAAGAGGATGGAGGAGCAGATGGATGAAGTAACCAATCAGACGAGAGCTTTTAGACCAG TCGAGGAGGTGCATGACAGCATGGAGGCGGAGCATGAGGCGGAGCATGAGGCGGAGCATGAGGCGGAGAAGGAGGCGGACAAGGAGGCGGACAAGGAGGTGGACAAGGTGGCGGAGCAGGAGGCGGAGCAGCAGGATGACGAGGAGACAACGAAAGTAACAGAGGTCTCCCAAAGTCCTCTGACTCCCGAGCAACTGGACGACAATCTAAAACAT ACAGAGCTGACAGAGACTGTGGACGGAGACCTGACAGCCACTGAG TCTGAACAGGAAGAAGACCTAAAAAGTGATCAG GAAGTTCTGGCCAGTCCGGAAAACGTTGAGAAACCTCCAAGCACCATCAGCGATCTCAGGCGTTCCTTCCTGGAGGGAGGGGGGACAGCGGGAGGACTGACCGAGTGGGAAAAACGCCTTGCCGCGTCGCCTGTTCGACGGGCGGACGACTCGCCGATGATTGAGCCTCTAGAAGCGGAGGAG GAGGGTGGGGCCACAGTAAAGCGTGAACCCCTACAGCCAATCAAAGGGAAGAGCATCACTCTGGGGCGGAGTTATGACACCACTTCCGGCAGTGTTGTCGCCATAACGAACGATGTTATAGTGATGAGAGCGAGGGGTGACGATGTCATCACTGGTGGACTGAGTAGTTATAAGGCGGAGCCTCGACTCCCCGTGGGTCACAGCGGAACGATTGGAGAGGAAGCCCCTCTTTTTGTGGGCGGAAGCCCCGCCCCTGTACTGAGTAACCTGACCAGCAAGAAGTCACCATTCATGGCG CCTCCTATAACCGGAATGTCTCCTGAGCTGACGGCTTTGCTGAAGTCGGCCAGAGAACAAAAAGCCTTCATGGAACACAACCTGCTCAAG ACCTCGGAAAGGGTGGAGACCATTATGATGGCGTCAGAGAAGGAGCCAACGGCGGAGCAGCACCAGGTAGTGATGAGAGGTTTTATTGGTCCACCTCCTTGTGATCCCCCGCCCCCACCACCGGGCGGAGCTTCAGTGACGCACGCTGACGATGCCGGTGATGATTTGAATGACAGCGATGTTAGTGACGACAGTCAGGCGAGTGACGACGACCTTAGCCAGACTAGCCAAGATGCTATCAGCGTCTTAGCTCGGTCGGTCGTAGAAGAGGCCATGGACACAGCAGTCAGAGAGTCTCAAAGCCCCACGGCTAGCATCACTAATCCAGACAGCATCCCCGCTAGCTACAGTCCCACCATCAGGCCCTGTTCCATGCTTGGCAACCGGCCAACTACTAGTCTATCACTACGTTACCATGGTGGCGAGGACTCCGGGGAGGACTCCGAAGTGGACGAAGTTGGATGGAGGACTGGAGAAAACTCCCCTTCCCCCACCTCTCCACAAAGCCCTTGTTCCATGGGTGAGAGGCATCTTTACTACCAAGCTGACCCAGATAAGGATGGTCAGACTCTGCAAGAG GTGGTTCCTGTGTTGAGGAAGACTTTGACGTACGAAGCTCCAGGG AGGCAGGCGGACTCTGATCGTCCCGCTGGTCTGCTGCTGAGTTCCCAGACCTTCACTGCAGAGACGTCCACCACATCCAGCACCACTCACATTACCAAg ATGGTGAATCGGGGGATTTCAGAAACGAGGATCGAAAAGAGGATTGTCATTTCCGGAGACACCGAAATGGACCACGATCAG GCACTGGCGGCGGCGCTCAGCGAGGCCCGGCGGCAGCACCCCGAGCTGTCCGTCACGCGGGTCGTCATCCATAAAGAAACCGAGGTTGACCCCGATGATCGTTTGATTGATTAG